A stretch of the Porites lutea chromosome 12, jaPorLute2.1, whole genome shotgun sequence genome encodes the following:
- the LOC140953688 gene encoding thyrotropin-releasing hormone receptor-like, with protein sequence MSSCLTTNLSQANDSTPATFEEKKMLLGNADIVKLFFEILIALFGVIGNALVIFIIVRRGKRKHAGDHFILQLAIADLGALLIAFPVVIVREKASLNWPFGRFTCLYLYPIVEIFFGASVWSIVAIAVERYRKIVLLKSSGLCNRTNSSSRVFATAVSLWVASFVLFCLPLYFAVDYHPTPNGGEWCGLMWPVLFEKIYVGCLTLFSYTLPLIIISFTYVVISRALRQSSSFIKTMKQENEDVVKKEQQGTRLGSFKNSNRLENSRSMINRKKMNRLCQNKRAKKIITPLVLVFALTMFPLNILRLALTFWPEIVPEDYFANILYVVVVSTMLNHAANPVIYSAVSREFRTEIKSLCHGGRGKHRSSIFSW encoded by the coding sequence ATGTCGTCTTGTCTAACAACGAACCTCTCTCAAGCAAATGATTCGACCCCTGCCACATTTGAGGAGAAAAAGATGCTTCTCGGAAATGCTGATAtcgtaaaacttttttttgaaattcttaTCGCTCTTTTTGGGGTTATTGGCAACGCTTTAGTCATCTTTATCATTGTCAGAAGAGGAAAGAGAAAACACGCTGGAGATCACTTTATTCTGCAGTTGGCGATTGCGGATCTTGGAGCACTGCTAATCGCTTTTCCAGTTGTCATCGTAAGGGAAAAGGCGTCTCTTAACTGGCCATTCGGGAGGTTTACTTGTCTCTATTTGTACCCTATTGTGGAGATATTCTTCGGTGCGTCTGTATGGAGTATCGTGGCTATTGCTGTAGAACGATATCGGAAAATTGTGTTATTGAAATCATCTGGTCTATGCAACCGAACGAATTCATCCAGTCGAGTTTTTGCTACTGCTGTTAGTTTGTGGGTGGCATCTTTTGTGTTGTTTTGCCTTCCGCTTTATTTTGCCGTGGATTATCATCCCACGCCAAATGGAGGGGAGTGGTGTGGCTTAATGTGGCCAGTGCTGTTTGAAAAAATCTATGTTGGATGTCTGACTTTATTTTCCTACACTCTGCCCTTAATAATCATCTCCTTTACTTATGTTGTGATATCTCGCGCACTACGACAGAGCAGCTCATTTATCAAAACCatgaaacaagaaaatgaagatgTCGTCAAAAAGGAGCAACAAGGGACAAGGCTGGgatcttttaaaaactctaATCGCCTTGAAAATAGCCGATCTATGATCAACAGGAAAAAGATGAATCGCCTTTGTCAAAACAAACGAGCCAAGAAAATCATAACACCACTTGTTTTGGTGTTTGCATTAACGATGTTTCCCTTAAATATTTTACGCCTCGCATTAACGTTTTGGCCCGAGATTGTTCCAGAAGACTATTTTGCAAATATTCTTTATGTAGTAGTTGTTTCCACAATGCTCAATCATGCAGCTAATCCGGTGATTTATTCTGCTGTAAGTAGAGAATTTCGTACGGAGATAAAAAGCTTGTGTCATGGAGGTCGTGGGAAACACCGTTCGTCCATCTTTTCTTGGTAG